In Flavobacteriales bacterium, one genomic interval encodes:
- the queA gene encoding tRNA preQ1(34) S-adenosylmethionine ribosyltransferase-isomerase QueA, translating to MKLASFKFDLPKEQIALYPTKDRDGAKLMVLHRKDGKIEHKKFKNILDYFNEGDTFILNNTRVFPARMWGNKEKTGAKIEVFMLRELNRESLLWDVIVDPARKIRIGNKLYFGKDDELVAEVIDNTTSRGRTLRFLFDGTYEEFKAAITEMGETPLPRYIKRETEPSDAERYQTIYAKEEGAVAAPTAGLHFSRELMKRMELQGLEFAEVTLHVGLGTFRPVEVEDLTKHKMDSEQAIITPEACKIVNKAIVNKKRVCCVGTTTMRAIESSVNTENQLNPYNGWTNKFIFPPYDFSIADSMITNFHMPESTLLMQVAAFGGYDHVWNAYKVAMKEKYRFFSYGDAMLII from the coding sequence ATGAAACTAGCATCATTCAAATTCGATCTGCCAAAGGAGCAGATCGCCCTATATCCAACCAAAGATCGCGACGGCGCCAAATTGATGGTTCTGCACCGCAAGGACGGGAAGATCGAACACAAGAAATTCAAGAACATCCTTGATTATTTCAATGAAGGCGACACCTTCATCCTGAACAACACCCGCGTATTCCCTGCACGTATGTGGGGCAACAAGGAAAAAACAGGAGCGAAGATCGAGGTCTTCATGCTGCGCGAATTGAACCGCGAAAGCCTGTTGTGGGATGTGATCGTTGATCCTGCTCGCAAGATCCGTATCGGTAACAAATTGTACTTCGGTAAGGACGATGAACTTGTAGCGGAGGTGATCGACAACACTACCAGCCGTGGCCGCACCTTGCGTTTCTTGTTCGATGGCACCTACGAGGAATTCAAAGCCGCGATCACCGAAATGGGTGAAACACCTTTGCCTCGCTACATCAAACGCGAAACTGAGCCTAGTGATGCCGAGCGCTACCAAACGATCTACGCCAAAGAAGAAGGCGCTGTAGCAGCACCAACCGCTGGTCTTCATTTCAGCCGTGAGCTGATGAAGCGGATGGAACTGCAAGGACTGGAGTTCGCCGAAGTAACCTTACATGTAGGTCTTGGCACGTTCCGCCCAGTGGAAGTTGAAGATCTGACCAAGCATAAAATGGACTCCGAGCAGGCCATTATTACGCCAGAAGCGTGTAAGATCGTGAACAAAGCGATCGTGAACAAGAAGCGGGTATGTTGTGTAGGTACCACCACGATGCGCGCCATTGAAAGCAGCGTGAACACGGAGAACCAGTTGAATCCATACAACGGATGGACCAACAAATTCATCTTCCCGCCATATGATTTCAGTATCGCGGATAGCATGATCACCAACTTCCATATGCCAGAAAGCACGCTCTTGATGCAAGTAGCTGCATTCGGTGGATATGACCATGTTTGGAACGCCTACAAAGTGGCCATGAAGGAGAAGTATCGTTTCTTCAGCTATGGCGATGCGATGTTGATCATCTGA